The Schistocerca gregaria isolate iqSchGreg1 chromosome 1, iqSchGreg1.2, whole genome shotgun sequence genome includes a window with the following:
- the LOC126362190 gene encoding 5'-deoxynucleotidase HDDC2-like isoform X2 yields the protein MSNSDANKIIEFLELVGRLKHIQRTGWILRHVNNPESIAGHMYRMGILSFLIDEKDGLDKDKCIKMSLVHDLGECIVGDLTPHCGIPAAEKHRRETLAMRELASLAGNAGTEMFNLYKEYEEQKTPEAKFVKELDRFDMVLQAFEYEKSEKRPHGLQDFFDSTEDKFSHPKMLTLVDELKKQRSVFETLYQQTDK from the exons ATGTCAAACAGTGATGCCAATAAGATAATCGAATTCCTCGAGCTTGTTGGAAGATTGAAG catatACAGAGAACTGGCTGGATTTTAAGACATGTAAATAATCCAGAAAGCATCGCAGGACACATGTACCGAATGGGAATATTGTCTTTCTTAATTGATGAAAAGGATGGTCTTGATAAAGACAA GTGTATCAAAATGTCTCTTGTGCACGATCTAGGAGAGTGTATTGTTGGTGACTTGACGCCACATTGTGGAATCCCAGCTGCAGAAAAACATCGTAGAGAGACACTTGCAATGAGGGAGTTGGCCAGTTTAGCAGGAAATGCAGGGACAGAGATGTTCAATCTATATAAG GAATATGAAGAGCAAAAGACACCAGAAGCAAAGTTTGTAAAAGAGTTAGATAGGTTTGACATGGTTCTCCAAGCTTTTGAATACGAAAAATCTGAAAAACGACCACATGGCCTACAAGACTTTTTTGATTCAACAGAAGACAAATTTAGTCATCCAAAGATGCTAACATTAGTAGATGAACTCAAAAAACAGAGATCCGTCTTTGAAACATTATATCAACAAACGGATAAATAG
- the LOC126362190 gene encoding 5'-deoxynucleotidase HDDC2-like isoform X1, whose translation MGNARKEKFKKPVFYSNSAYSLNLSSSCCQSIRNEHIQRTGWILRHVNNPESIAGHMYRMGILSFLIDEKDGLDKDKCIKMSLVHDLGECIVGDLTPHCGIPAAEKHRRETLAMRELASLAGNAGTEMFNLYKEYEEQKTPEAKFVKELDRFDMVLQAFEYEKSEKRPHGLQDFFDSTEDKFSHPKMLTLVDELKKQRSVFETLYQQTDK comes from the exons ATGGGGAACGCACgaaaagaaaaatttaagaaaccTGTTTTTTACTCCAATTCAGCATACAGTTTGAATTTGTCAAGCAGTTGTTGCCAAAGTATTCGAAATGAG catatACAGAGAACTGGCTGGATTTTAAGACATGTAAATAATCCAGAAAGCATCGCAGGACACATGTACCGAATGGGAATATTGTCTTTCTTAATTGATGAAAAGGATGGTCTTGATAAAGACAA GTGTATCAAAATGTCTCTTGTGCACGATCTAGGAGAGTGTATTGTTGGTGACTTGACGCCACATTGTGGAATCCCAGCTGCAGAAAAACATCGTAGAGAGACACTTGCAATGAGGGAGTTGGCCAGTTTAGCAGGAAATGCAGGGACAGAGATGTTCAATCTATATAAG GAATATGAAGAGCAAAAGACACCAGAAGCAAAGTTTGTAAAAGAGTTAGATAGGTTTGACATGGTTCTCCAAGCTTTTGAATACGAAAAATCTGAAAAACGACCACATGGCCTACAAGACTTTTTTGATTCAACAGAAGACAAATTTAGTCATCCAAAGATGCTAACATTAGTAGATGAACTCAAAAAACAGAGATCCGTCTTTGAAACATTATATCAACAAACGGATAAATAG